Proteins from a genomic interval of Pseudomonas anuradhapurensis:
- a CDS encoding AAA family ATPase, producing the protein MLNLSEPSVSATSSKSRKRLLISSSDALALRQLQEICQRIPALEVNVRQVGNGHNDPLFGLDRMPDFLLLRVGQLWREELAALLQRPAHERPPLLLCGLLDDREGMRLAMQAGARDFLPEPIVATELIAALGRMVTETQTSSESTGKLVAVMNAKGGSGGTVLACNLAHQLSLKGNALLLDLDLQFGSVSHHLDVAQSHSQLDVLQQIKDMDGVALRGFCSHFSPSLHVLGSRANELCLPQDVQAEQLDKLLQLARANYDWVVADLPRQIDHITASVLEQADRVYVVMQQSVNHLRDASALARILRDDLGVRGNQLEVVVNRYDKAAPVSLKDIGEALRCTNIVKLPNDFSVINQSQNTGVPLALQAPRSAIAQALRGLAEALAGEAVAADNGLFKRAFKRVFRG; encoded by the coding sequence ATGCTGAATCTCAGTGAACCCTCTGTATCCGCTACTTCCAGCAAGTCCCGGAAGCGTCTGTTGATCAGCAGCTCGGACGCCTTGGCCTTGCGCCAGTTGCAAGAAATCTGCCAGCGCATTCCGGCACTCGAGGTCAATGTTCGGCAGGTGGGCAATGGCCATAACGACCCGCTGTTCGGCCTGGACCGGATGCCCGACTTCCTGCTGTTGCGCGTCGGCCAGCTGTGGCGCGAGGAGCTGGCAGCCCTGTTGCAACGCCCGGCCCACGAACGCCCGCCGCTGTTGCTGTGTGGCCTGCTGGATGATCGGGAAGGCATGCGCCTGGCGATGCAGGCCGGTGCGCGCGATTTTCTGCCGGAGCCGATCGTGGCCACGGAGCTTATCGCTGCCTTGGGCCGCATGGTCACGGAGACCCAGACCAGCAGCGAGTCGACCGGCAAGCTGGTCGCGGTGATGAATGCCAAGGGCGGCTCAGGCGGCACGGTACTGGCCTGCAACCTGGCGCATCAGTTGAGCCTCAAGGGCAACGCCCTGTTGCTTGACCTGGACCTGCAGTTCGGCAGCGTGTCGCATCACCTGGATGTTGCCCAGTCGCACAGCCAGCTGGACGTGTTGCAGCAGATAAAAGACATGGATGGTGTCGCCCTGCGTGGCTTCTGCAGCCATTTCAGCCCCTCGCTGCATGTGCTTGGCAGCCGCGCCAATGAGCTGTGCCTGCCGCAGGATGTCCAGGCCGAACAGCTCGACAAGCTGTTGCAGCTGGCACGCGCCAACTATGACTGGGTGGTGGCGGACCTGCCACGGCAGATCGACCACATCACCGCTTCGGTGCTGGAACAGGCTGACCGGGTTTACGTCGTCATGCAGCAGAGTGTCAATCACCTGCGTGACGCCAGCGCCCTGGCGCGAATTCTGCGGGATGACCTGGGCGTACGGGGCAACCAGCTCGAGGTGGTGGTCAACCGCTACGACAAGGCGGCCCCGGTCAGCCTCAAGGACATCGGCGAGGCGCTGCGCTGTACCAATATCGTGAAACTGCCCAATGACTTCAGCGTCATCAACCAGAGCCAGAACACCGGTGTGCCGTTGGCTTTGCAAGCGCCTCGGTCTGCGATCGCCCAGGCGCTGCGTGGCCTGGCCGAGGCGCTGGCTGGCGAAGCGGTGGCCGCTGACAACGGTTTGTTCAAGCGCGCCTTCAAGCGTGTCTTCCGGGGGTGA
- a CDS encoding TadE/TadG family type IV pilus assembly protein has translation MMKRSMQGVYVVEFAFISVLLFTLLFGVLEMGRLYYTVNVLNESVRRGARLAAVCNISDPVVLRRAIFNSAGDSGVSSLLADLDTGDLTLRYLDQNGAPVASPGDLVNASGFAAVRYVQLTLQNFQFSLFIPGFGVPITLPVFKATLPRESLGRHPKADVAPEITPC, from the coding sequence GTGATGAAGCGCAGCATGCAGGGGGTGTATGTGGTGGAGTTCGCCTTCATCAGCGTATTGCTGTTCACCCTGTTGTTCGGGGTGCTGGAAATGGGGCGGCTGTATTACACCGTGAATGTGCTGAACGAATCGGTGCGGCGGGGCGCACGCCTGGCAGCGGTATGCAATATCAGCGACCCAGTCGTGCTGCGCCGGGCGATCTTCAACAGCGCCGGTGACAGTGGCGTCAGCAGCCTGTTGGCCGACCTGGACACCGGTGACCTGACCCTGCGGTACCTGGACCAGAACGGCGCGCCGGTGGCCAGCCCCGGTGACCTGGTGAATGCCAGCGGGTTCGCCGCTGTGCGCTATGTCCAGCTGACCCTGCAGAACTTCCAGTTCAGCCTGTTCATTCCAGGTTTCGGGGTACCCATTACCTTGCCCGTATTCAAGGCGACCCTGCCTCGCGAAAGCCTTGGCCGTCATCCCAAGGCGGACGTCGCACCGGAGATCACACCATGCTGA
- a CDS encoding TadE/TadG family type IV pilus assembly protein encodes MELHRLKRARRQQGVAIVEFTLTLPLLLLTLLVFGEFGRMLYQYNSLLQGSRDAARYVASRAWNATLGQVVVSPDLECMTKYVAVFGAPSAPPCSLTGMPANTTVQVAKVAGTSDHVQVTISYVFSPLIASGIPAFVGNSVALNFPLVATTVMRAL; translated from the coding sequence ATGGAACTTCACCGGCTCAAGCGCGCGCGGCGCCAGCAAGGGGTGGCAATCGTCGAGTTCACGCTGACCCTGCCATTGCTGTTGCTGACCTTGCTGGTCTTTGGCGAATTCGGCCGCATGCTCTACCAGTACAACAGCTTGTTGCAGGGCAGCCGTGATGCTGCACGTTACGTCGCCAGCCGGGCCTGGAACGCGACCCTTGGCCAGGTCGTGGTAAGCCCCGACCTCGAGTGCATGACCAAATACGTGGCGGTGTTCGGCGCCCCTTCTGCGCCGCCCTGCAGCCTGACCGGGATGCCGGCCAACACCACCGTACAGGTGGCCAAGGTGGCGGGTACCAGCGACCATGTGCAGGTGACCATCAGCTATGTGTTTTCCCCGCTGATTGCCAGCGGCATTCCGGCCTTTGTCGGCAACAGCGTGGCGCTGAACTTCCCGCTGGTCGCCACCACCGTGATGAGGGCACTGTGA
- a CDS encoding TadE/TadG family type IV pilus assembly protein, giving the protein MMTPRAQRTFTAWPGQQRGAVTVIIVIALVAILMMAALVLDGGHMLLNKTRLQNAVDAAALSGAKTLSQVMGAGNAASATRDAALFTLNENAKAAGNQELLTAIGGNLGAFAVVELADNVYGPFSFPGPANASYVRVKVANYSLAGYFWSIAQSIGTGTVGAKSLTAIATAGPSPTSPCNLAPLLVCGDPAKYNPDAGMFWGYRFGDLEVLKSAAKNSDPIGPGNFQLLDFGAGGKEVGELMAGGGSVCRNVGDSVDTKPGNTVGPSVQGLNTRFGDYKGTYRSSDYPPDLVTTYSNPLIKYNDAVSPARVEYQGQPVASSNGNLSAGGTQLFDYNDYAARAAACVAGGGAGCESNGVFERRILRIVVGDCSGKNAGTSSIPVLGFGCFYVLQPAQSAGGDSQIFGQFVKQCDGDNVPGPTPQDDAGPQIIQLYKTFINGSGTPSIDS; this is encoded by the coding sequence ATCATGACTCCTCGAGCTCAACGTACGTTCACCGCCTGGCCAGGCCAGCAGCGGGGAGCGGTGACTGTCATTATCGTGATCGCCCTGGTCGCGATACTGATGATGGCGGCGTTGGTGCTCGACGGCGGCCATATGCTGTTGAACAAGACCCGCCTGCAGAACGCCGTGGATGCAGCTGCCCTGAGTGGCGCGAAAACCCTGAGCCAGGTAATGGGTGCAGGCAACGCCGCCAGTGCCACACGGGATGCCGCGCTGTTTACCCTGAACGAGAATGCCAAGGCCGCGGGCAACCAGGAACTGCTGACGGCCATCGGCGGCAACCTTGGGGCATTTGCCGTGGTGGAGCTGGCCGACAACGTCTATGGGCCGTTCTCCTTCCCCGGGCCAGCCAACGCCAGCTACGTGCGGGTCAAGGTCGCGAACTACTCGCTGGCGGGTTATTTCTGGAGCATCGCCCAGTCGATCGGTACCGGCACCGTCGGTGCCAAGAGCCTGACCGCGATCGCCACTGCCGGGCCGAGCCCGACCAGCCCCTGCAACCTTGCGCCGCTGCTGGTGTGTGGCGACCCGGCAAAATACAACCCGGATGCCGGCATGTTCTGGGGCTACCGCTTCGGTGACCTGGAGGTATTGAAGTCTGCCGCCAAGAACAGTGACCCGATTGGCCCCGGCAACTTCCAGCTGCTCGACTTTGGCGCAGGCGGTAAGGAGGTGGGCGAACTCATGGCCGGCGGCGGCTCGGTTTGCCGTAACGTCGGTGACAGCGTCGATACCAAGCCTGGCAACACCGTCGGTCCTTCCGTCCAGGGCCTGAATACGCGCTTTGGCGACTACAAGGGGACATACAGGAGCAGCGACTACCCGCCTGACCTGGTGACCACCTACAGCAATCCCCTGATCAAGTACAACGACGCCGTCTCGCCAGCTCGGGTGGAATACCAGGGCCAACCTGTTGCTTCGAGCAATGGCAACCTCTCGGCCGGCGGCACCCAGCTGTTCGACTACAACGACTATGCCGCACGTGCTGCGGCGTGTGTCGCGGGTGGGGGAGCGGGGTGCGAGTCAAACGGGGTGTTCGAGCGCAGGATACTGCGCATCGTGGTGGGCGACTGCTCAGGCAAGAATGCAGGGACGAGCTCGATTCCGGTGCTTGGTTTCGGCTGTTTCTACGTGCTCCAGCCAGCCCAGAGCGCAGGTGGGGATTCGCAGATCTTCGGCCAGTTCGTCAAGCAGTGCGATGGCGACAATGTTCCCGGGCCCACGCCGCAGGACGATGCAGGCCCGCAGATCATTCAGCTGTACAAGACCTTCATCAATGGCAGTGGCACACCGAGCATCGACTCCTAG
- a CDS encoding type II and III secretion system protein family protein codes for MNTWQRVGLYLLCGLGMQLLIAGATQAEGSGSEFSSLPAASGNAVQVPIFKSRTISSRTAVRKISVGNPEIADILITSPTQLYLLGRSLGTTNVLLWDANNRLIETFDVEVVHDLTGLKTKLHQLLPAENIEVFSAQGALVLRGQVSSAAAMDTAMKVAKSYAAQTASVVQGKGEAAAAAPAQSLEVINLLSVGGGQQVMLEVKVAEMQRSLIKNLNVRFNALGFGGNWSGGGFNNGQGLGLSPSGGTVLSPGSLIGGGKGLFAQFLSDDFLFNVVLEASKDNGSAKVLAEPTLTTLSGQQAEFISGGEFPVPITEDDGITIEYKEFGVGVKFMPVVLDSGRINLNLNVSVSELSNANSLVLDTGLGSILGDSVAQLIPSLTKRSAESTVELGNGQTIAIAGLISENTRDFVSRFPGLGDLPVLGHLFRSQSFINGETELVILVTPHLAKPVDAKAVRLPTEKFVEPSDLDFYLLGKTKGSEPGRAVPVSLGVSGGNFGHDLN; via the coding sequence ATGAATACTTGGCAGAGAGTAGGGCTGTACCTGTTGTGCGGGCTGGGTATGCAGTTGCTGATCGCTGGCGCTACCCAGGCGGAAGGCTCTGGGTCTGAATTCAGCTCCCTGCCGGCGGCCAGTGGCAATGCAGTCCAGGTACCGATCTTCAAGTCGCGTACGATCAGCAGCCGTACCGCGGTCAGGAAGATCTCGGTCGGCAACCCGGAAATTGCCGACATCCTCATTACCAGCCCGACCCAGCTCTACCTGCTCGGGCGCTCGCTGGGCACTACCAACGTGCTGCTGTGGGACGCCAACAACCGCTTGATCGAGACCTTCGATGTGGAAGTGGTGCATGACCTTACCGGGCTCAAGACCAAACTGCATCAACTGCTGCCCGCGGAGAACATCGAGGTGTTCAGCGCCCAGGGCGCGCTGGTGCTGCGCGGCCAGGTGAGCAGCGCTGCGGCCATGGACACGGCGATGAAGGTCGCCAAGTCCTATGCCGCGCAAACCGCGAGCGTGGTGCAAGGCAAGGGCGAGGCTGCCGCAGCGGCACCGGCCCAGTCGCTGGAGGTGATCAACCTGCTCAGCGTCGGTGGTGGCCAGCAGGTGATGCTGGAGGTCAAGGTGGCCGAGATGCAGCGCAGCCTGATCAAGAACCTCAACGTGCGCTTCAATGCCCTTGGCTTTGGCGGCAACTGGAGCGGTGGCGGCTTCAACAATGGTCAGGGGCTGGGCCTGTCACCCAGTGGCGGCACGGTCCTTTCGCCCGGTTCGCTGATTGGGGGTGGCAAGGGCCTGTTCGCCCAGTTCCTGTCCGACGACTTCCTGTTCAACGTGGTACTGGAGGCGTCCAAGGACAATGGTTCTGCCAAGGTGCTGGCCGAACCCACCCTCACCACCCTGAGCGGCCAGCAGGCAGAGTTCATTTCCGGTGGCGAATTCCCGGTGCCGATCACCGAGGACGATGGCATTACCATCGAGTACAAGGAATTCGGGGTCGGGGTGAAGTTCATGCCGGTGGTGCTCGATTCCGGGCGCATCAACCTCAACCTGAATGTCTCGGTGAGCGAGCTTTCCAACGCCAACTCGCTGGTGCTCGACACCGGCCTCGGCAGCATCCTGGGCGACAGTGTGGCCCAGTTGATTCCGTCGCTGACCAAGCGCAGCGCCGAGTCCACGGTCGAACTGGGCAATGGCCAGACCATCGCCATCGCCGGCCTGATCAGCGAAAACACCCGTGACTTCGTCAGCCGGTTCCCGGGGCTGGGGGATTTGCCGGTGCTCGGCCACCTGTTCCGCAGCCAGTCGTTCATCAACGGCGAAACCGAACTGGTGATCCTGGTGACACCGCACCTGGCCAAGCCCGTGGATGCCAAGGCGGTACGTCTGCCCACCGAGAAATTCGTCGAACCCAGTGACCTGGACTTCTACCTGCTTGGCAAGACCAAGGGCAGCGAGCCCGGTCGCGCGGTCCCCGTCAGCCTTGGGGTCAGCGGTGGCAACTTTGGCCATGATCTGAACTGA
- the cpaB gene encoding Flp pilus assembly protein CpaB: MSARTLILVAVSLTLGLGAALMANNWLNGRLKASPDDNMKNVVIATVEIPFGQMIEAQQVTLVRMPKDTVPDDAFDSTEKVQGKIATFALLRGDVLRSARVAEHLGGSTLASLIAPEKRAISVRVDDVVGVGGFLLPGNRVDVLATRQSDGSSNQAESTTILQNLRVLAVDQTAGTDKTQPVVVRAVTLEMSVKEAEVLVKAQSEGKLQLALRNPLDAQKPAPVIAAAEPPKAAPPVIRAQPKPVVNRGNGGGAVTIIRGTEVEIAKTRF, translated from the coding sequence ATGAGTGCCCGCACGCTGATCCTGGTTGCCGTTTCCCTGACCCTGGGGCTTGGCGCCGCCTTGATGGCCAACAACTGGCTGAACGGGCGGCTCAAGGCCTCCCCGGATGACAACATGAAGAACGTGGTGATCGCCACGGTGGAGATCCCGTTCGGGCAGATGATCGAGGCCCAGCAGGTCACCTTGGTGCGCATGCCCAAGGATACCGTGCCCGACGATGCCTTCGACAGTACCGAAAAGGTGCAAGGCAAGATCGCCACCTTCGCCCTGCTGCGCGGCGATGTGCTGCGCAGCGCACGCGTCGCCGAGCACCTGGGCGGCAGTACCCTGGCGTCGTTGATCGCCCCGGAAAAACGGGCCATTTCGGTGCGTGTCGACGATGTGGTCGGGGTGGGCGGGTTCCTCCTGCCAGGTAACCGGGTCGACGTACTGGCGACCAGGCAGAGCGATGGCAGCAGTAACCAGGCCGAGTCCACGACCATTCTGCAGAACCTGCGGGTACTGGCCGTGGACCAGACGGCGGGGACCGACAAGACGCAACCGGTGGTGGTGCGTGCCGTGACCCTGGAAATGTCGGTCAAAGAGGCAGAGGTGCTGGTCAAGGCGCAATCCGAAGGGAAGCTGCAACTGGCCCTGCGTAACCCGCTGGACGCGCAGAAACCAGCTCCGGTCATTGCCGCCGCCGAGCCACCCAAGGCTGCACCGCCAGTGATCAGAGCGCAACCGAAACCGGTGGTGAACCGCGGCAATGGCGGTGGTGCGGTCACCATCATTCGCGGGACAGAAGTCGAAATAGCGAAAACAAGGTTTTGA
- a CDS encoding AAA family ATPase — MYALRDSGACAFAKEAVQSLAPQPRTVRETGLAESFLGDLLCKHLHDAGTLDLSRLVERLALTGAVVEEVLAFLRKEGRVEVLGQVGVQSGGQALRFGLTERGRSTARDALARSGYIGAAPFPVNAYRDLLKLQTIHHGCITTQDMQTAFAGVVLAEGMLDQLGVALNSGRAIMIYGPAGTGKTYISSRLIRLFGEAIWVPRAIEINESVIEVFDPQVHQPLEDEGQQNSLLLNEGIDRRLVRCKRPVVITGGELGMEQLDIRFDAASRQYQASLQLKASNGLFIIDDMGRQRMAPAELLNRWIVPMEEKRDFLNLGGGRHCELPFDLVLVFSTNLNPLELADEAFLRRIGYKLQFSYLKVDEYERIWRQECERLGLAYEPALLRYALQALYEAEGVPLVPCHPRDLLSMALDRQRYLGGEGPLSAQELKWAWQNYFVQIDFLG; from the coding sequence ATGTACGCACTCAGAGACAGTGGTGCCTGCGCCTTCGCCAAGGAAGCAGTGCAAAGCCTGGCACCTCAGCCACGTACGGTTCGCGAGACTGGCCTGGCCGAAAGCTTTCTCGGTGATTTGCTGTGCAAGCACCTGCACGACGCCGGTACCCTGGACCTGTCGCGCCTGGTGGAGCGGCTGGCGCTGACCGGCGCGGTGGTGGAAGAAGTGTTGGCCTTCCTGCGCAAGGAAGGCCGCGTCGAGGTGCTGGGCCAGGTCGGTGTGCAATCGGGTGGGCAGGCGCTGCGCTTCGGCCTGACCGAGCGCGGCCGCAGTACTGCCCGTGATGCACTGGCGCGCAGTGGTTACATCGGTGCGGCGCCTTTTCCGGTAAATGCCTACCGTGACCTGCTCAAACTGCAGACCATCCACCATGGCTGCATCACTACCCAGGACATGCAAACCGCCTTCGCGGGCGTGGTGCTTGCGGAGGGGATGCTCGATCAACTGGGGGTAGCGCTGAACTCCGGGCGCGCCATCATGATTTACGGCCCTGCTGGCACTGGCAAGACCTACATCAGCAGCCGCCTGATTCGCCTGTTCGGGGAAGCCATCTGGGTCCCCCGTGCCATCGAGATCAACGAGTCGGTCATCGAGGTCTTCGACCCCCAGGTGCATCAGCCGCTGGAGGACGAGGGCCAACAGAACAGCCTGCTGCTCAACGAAGGTATCGATCGGCGGCTGGTCCGCTGCAAGCGCCCGGTCGTCATCACCGGCGGCGAACTGGGCATGGAGCAACTGGATATCCGCTTCGACGCCGCGAGCCGCCAATACCAGGCATCCTTGCAGCTCAAGGCCAGCAATGGCCTGTTCATCATCGACGACATGGGCCGTCAGCGCATGGCCCCGGCCGAGCTGCTCAATCGCTGGATCGTGCCGATGGAAGAAAAGCGCGACTTCCTCAACCTGGGGGGCGGGCGCCATTGCGAACTGCCGTTCGACCTGGTGCTGGTGTTCTCCACCAATCTCAATCCGCTGGAGTTGGCCGACGAGGCCTTTTTGCGGCGCATTGGCTACAAGCTGCAGTTCAGCTACCTGAAGGTCGATGAGTACGAGCGCATCTGGCGTCAGGAGTGCGAGCGCCTGGGCCTGGCTTATGAGCCGGCGCTGTTGCGCTACGCGCTGCAGGCCCTCTACGAGGCCGAGGGCGTGCCGCTGGTGCCGTGCCACCCGCGCGACCTGCTGAGCATGGCGCTCGACCGCCAGCGTTACCTGGGCGGCGAGGGGCCGTTGTCGGCGCAGGAACTGAAATGGGCCTGGCAAAACTACTTCGTCCAGATCGACTTCCTTGGATAA
- a CDS encoding A24 family peptidase — protein sequence MSAESLSAIVVLLGLLGIAVVGDLRSHRIPNLLILLGLGLGLAGQVHAAGFAGLGNGVLGMLIGFTVFIPMYALGGMAAGDVKLMAMVGTFLTPHDALSAALLSLIAGGVWGMSIVLIRGQLKQTLQRYWLVLTAQAYFAPTADEVAGKPFPYSVAILSGTLVSLFWQPLGQ from the coding sequence ATGTCAGCAGAATCTCTGTCCGCCATTGTCGTGCTGCTAGGATTGTTGGGCATCGCGGTGGTTGGCGACCTTCGCAGCCACCGCATTCCCAACCTGTTGATCCTGTTGGGGCTGGGGTTGGGGTTGGCAGGCCAGGTTCACGCAGCAGGATTTGCCGGGCTGGGTAATGGCGTGCTGGGCATGTTGATAGGTTTTACCGTTTTCATTCCGATGTACGCGCTGGGGGGCATGGCCGCCGGCGACGTTAAGTTGATGGCCATGGTCGGTACCTTCCTTACACCGCATGACGCACTTTCGGCTGCACTTCTCAGCCTGATAGCCGGCGGCGTATGGGGGATGTCGATAGTGTTAATACGCGGACAGTTGAAACAGACTTTGCAACGCTATTGGTTGGTGTTGACGGCTCAGGCCTATTTTGCACCGACGGCCGATGAAGTTGCCGGAAAACCTTTTCCTTATTCAGTCGCGATCCTGTCCGGAACCCTTGTCAGCCTTTTCTGGCAACCGCTTGGCCAATAG
- a CDS encoding Flp family type IVb pilin → MSLQRIEASVMKFAKDEDGLTVVEYAVAGGLIALVLVTAFTNLGTTVKGKINELITALGGTPAP, encoded by the coding sequence ATGTCACTGCAAAGAATCGAGGCTTCGGTAATGAAGTTTGCCAAAGACGAAGACGGCCTGACCGTCGTGGAATATGCGGTAGCCGGTGGGTTGATTGCCCTCGTGCTGGTGACCGCTTTCACCAATTTGGGCACCACAGTCAAGGGAAAGATCAACGAGCTGATTACTGCCCTCGGCGGTACCCCTGCTCCTTGA
- a CDS encoding Flp family type IVb pilin, giving the protein MSLQTVRASVMKFAKDEDGLTVVEYAVAGGLIALVLVTAFTNLGLAVKTKINGLITALGGTAAP; this is encoded by the coding sequence ATGTCACTGCAAACAGTCAGGGCTTCGGTAATGAAGTTCGCCAAAGACGAGGACGGCCTGACCGTCGTGGAATATGCGGTAGCCGGTGGGTTGATTGCCCTCGTGCTGGTGACCGCTTTCACTAACTTGGGCCTTGCGGTCAAAACGAAGATCAACGGGCTTATTACTGCCCTCGGTGGCACCGCTGCGCCTTGA
- a CDS encoding Flp family type IVb pilin, whose translation MSLQTIKASVMKFAKDEDGLTVVEYAVAGGLIALVLVTAFTNLGTAVKTKINGLITALGGTAAP comes from the coding sequence ATGTCACTGCAAACAATCAAGGCTTCGGTAATGAAGTTTGCCAAAGACGAGGACGGGCTGACCGTCGTGGAATATGCGGTAGCCGGTGGGTTGATTGCCCTCGTCCTGGTGACCGCTTTCACTAACTTGGGCACTGCGGTCAAAACGAAGATCAACGGGCTTATTACTGCCCTCGGTGGCACCGCTGCGCCTTGA
- a CDS encoding DNA-binding response regulator, whose translation MMSNLGRKPLLLWFDLTRDRSTEALMAQFSHVCDCKLAKSVTAAERQQADMICMHFDRPDTLNLNLLLEVKRNSPSIPITMFTVQHSEELAVWAMRSRVWEYLVLPLTSSEMSRYLDVLKQLCEVRRVANRQDNAQQIDHLPSLPDSIRLTNEHHKHKALGKVMPYIDQHFRECIDQKDLAQRCGMTTARFSRLFKEVNGLGFVEYILSKRMNLAMDLLANSQMPITSIGYEAGFKDPSYFARAFKQFTNCTPSEYRQASQLGGVASEADPLKSALARVLENALPTSAAFHKNR comes from the coding sequence ATGATGTCTAACTTGGGCAGAAAGCCGCTGTTGCTGTGGTTCGATCTGACCCGCGATCGTTCCACCGAAGCATTGATGGCGCAATTCAGCCATGTCTGCGATTGCAAGCTGGCAAAATCGGTCACGGCTGCCGAGCGCCAGCAGGCAGACATGATCTGCATGCATTTCGATCGCCCCGACACGCTCAACCTCAACCTGCTGCTGGAAGTGAAGCGCAACTCCCCCTCCATCCCGATCACCATGTTCACCGTACAGCATTCCGAAGAGCTGGCGGTTTGGGCCATGCGCTCACGTGTCTGGGAGTACCTGGTCTTGCCGCTGACCAGCAGCGAGATGAGTCGTTACCTCGATGTACTGAAACAGCTTTGCGAGGTCCGTCGTGTCGCCAACCGTCAGGACAATGCGCAGCAGATCGACCATCTGCCGTCGCTGCCAGACAGCATTCGCCTGACCAATGAACACCACAAGCACAAGGCGCTTGGCAAGGTCATGCCCTACATCGACCAGCATTTTCGCGAATGCATCGACCAGAAGGACCTCGCCCAGCGCTGCGGCATGACCACGGCTCGCTTCAGTCGCCTGTTCAAGGAGGTCAACGGGCTTGGTTTTGTCGAATACATCCTGAGCAAGCGCATGAACCTGGCCATGGACCTGCTTGCCAACAGCCAGATGCCCATCACCAGCATCGGCTATGAGGCCGGCTTCAAGGACCCGTCCTACTTCGCCCGCGCCTTCAAGCAGTTCACCAACTGCACCCCCAGCGAGTATCGACAGGCCAGCCAGCTCGGCGGCGTGGCCAGCGAAGCCGATCCGTTGAAGAGCGCACTGGCGCGCGTGCTGGAAAATGCGTTGCCAACCAGTGCGGCGTTTCACAAGAACCGCTGA
- a CDS encoding class I SAM-dependent methyltransferase, giving the protein MSARSSAPAAPDARAQFLDLLNTALQGNTLVKLVLARHVGADQTLQRIIAKPLQVKGQACLSLVYRHQTRDITRNLALEQAQALVAELLPGSFRNAHLFDADGEVQLTFSKKGKPMLQRHGAQAPREAADSSGHDREKKRYLELSRPFLRDLGVTDAQGALIPSMSRKWKQINKFIEVFDHALAGAPVTAQQALRVADFGSGKGYLTFAMHDYLRNSLGRDAEVTGVELRQDMVDLCNAAASRLAHPGLVFQCGDVRSVVPAAIEVMIALHACDIATDYAIHTGIRCNAAIIMCSPCCHKQIRPQLHSPGLLQPMLQYGLHLGQQAEMLTDSLRALYLEACGYETKVFEFISLEHTNKNKMILAVKRRQVGDNTALLEKIAQLKAFYGVQEHCLETLLRADGLLPGA; this is encoded by the coding sequence ATGTCCGCCCGTTCTTCCGCCCCCGCCGCGCCGGATGCCCGCGCCCAGTTTCTCGACCTGCTGAACACCGCCCTGCAGGGCAATACCTTGGTCAAGCTGGTGCTGGCGCGGCATGTCGGTGCCGACCAGACCTTGCAACGGATCATTGCCAAGCCGCTGCAGGTCAAGGGCCAGGCGTGCCTGTCGCTGGTCTATCGCCACCAGACCCGCGACATCACCCGTAACCTGGCGCTGGAGCAGGCCCAGGCACTGGTTGCCGAACTGTTGCCGGGCAGCTTCCGCAACGCCCACTTGTTCGACGCCGACGGCGAAGTGCAGCTGACCTTCAGCAAGAAGGGCAAGCCCATGCTGCAGCGCCACGGCGCCCAGGCACCGCGCGAGGCGGCCGACAGCAGCGGCCATGATCGTGAGAAAAAACGCTACCTGGAGCTGTCGCGACCGTTCCTGCGCGATCTGGGCGTGACCGATGCGCAAGGCGCGCTGATCCCGTCGATGTCGCGCAAGTGGAAGCAGATCAACAAGTTCATCGAGGTGTTCGACCACGCCCTGGCCGGCGCCCCGGTAACGGCGCAGCAGGCGTTGCGGGTGGCCGATTTCGGTTCGGGCAAGGGCTACCTGACCTTCGCCATGCACGATTACCTGCGCAACAGCCTGGGCCGCGATGCCGAGGTTACCGGCGTCGAACTGCGCCAGGACATGGTCGACCTGTGCAACGCCGCGGCCTCGCGCCTGGCACACCCGGGCCTGGTGTTCCAGTGTGGCGATGTACGCAGCGTGGTGCCGGCGGCCATCGAAGTGATGATCGCCCTGCATGCCTGCGACATTGCCACCGACTACGCCATCCACACCGGCATCCGCTGCAACGCCGCGATCATCATGTGCTCGCCGTGCTGCCACAAGCAGATCCGCCCGCAGCTGCACAGCCCGGGGTTGTTGCAACCGATGCTGCAATACGGCCTGCACCTGGGCCAGCAGGCCGAAATGCTCACCGACAGCCTGCGCGCGCTGTACCTGGAAGCCTGCGGTTACGAGACCAAGGTGTTCGAGTTCATCTCGCTGGAGCACACCAACAAGAACAAGATGATTCTTGCGGTGAAACGGCGGCAGGTGGGAGACAACACGGCATTGCTGGAAAAGATCGCGCAGCTCAAGGCGTTCTATGGGGTGCAGGAGCATTGCCTGGAGACATTGTTGCGGGCGGACGGTTTGCTGCCCGGGGCATGA